A portion of the Kazachstania africana CBS 2517 chromosome 2, complete genome genome contains these proteins:
- the KAFR0B01990 gene encoding C2H2-type zinc finger protein (similar to Saccharomyces cerevisiae YPR013C; ancestral locus Anc_8.116), whose translation MTTIANFHQMQAYNNNNNGNNPTATSVSNHNVAIPSNRFQNRNQCLPKLHSILPAPPSILNGNDNNISQNSSIFESQQPKLKLPSISSLLPSLQFNDSQYYQQASVAVTTTPSPPPILQQQQQQQQQPQVPPQQQRSTQIVLVTPQQHLTPQSITSSVQSFEGSNTILNMRDDHMSPESHFYQQQYYSYIQPQPQQLLNNYYVISQQQPQHQQLQLQQHDNTSNNGNINTNTYHMQQHPSITSPSVLNPQPIRPLVNSLSAIDNMPEQSFPFNNANLVDNTINKENAYFSPTMPSPSSSSRSTSTSPDTMNKTSKKNSTKSNRDKKNYTVNFTSAVKLRKQCPVCGKICSRPSTLKTHYLIHTGDTPFKCTWEDCSKSFNVKSNMLRHLKSHERRLIKKNRKKGLTKKNA comes from the coding sequence ATGACGACCATTGCTAACTTTCATCAAATGCAAGCCTataacaacaacaataatggTAACAATCCTACAGCTACTTCTGTTTCTAATCATAACGTTGCCATTCCTAGTAacagatttcaaaatagaAATCAGTGTTTACCAAAATTGCATTCTATACTGCCTGCTCCGccttcaatattgaatggaaatgataataatatcagTCAAAATTCATCTATTTTCGAATCTCAACAgccaaaattaaaattaccatctatttcttctttacttCCTTCATTgcaattcaatgattctCAATATTACCAACAAGCTAGCGTGGCTGTCACCACTACACCTTCTCCACCTCCAATattacaacaacaacaacagcagcagcagcagccTCAAGTACCTCCCCAACAACAAAGATCAACCCAAATAGTGCTAGTCACACCACAACAACATCTTACCCCACAAAGTATTACATCATCTGTACAAAGTTTTGAAGGATCTAATACAATTTTGAACATGCGAGATGACCATATGTCACCTGAATCTCATTTCTATCAACAGCAATATTATTCTTACATACAACCACAACCACAACAATTACTAAACAACTACTATGTGATTTCACAACAGCAACCACAGCATCAGCAGTTACAATTACAACAGCATGATAATACCTctaataatggtaatatCAATACTAATACTTATCATATGCAGCAGCATCCTTCAATAACAAGTCCATCTGTATTGAATCCACAGCCTATACGTCCATTAGTCAATTCTCTTAGTGCCATAGATAATATGCCTGAACAGTCTTTTCCTTTTAATAATGCCAATCTTGTAGATAATACTATCAATAAGGAAAATGCTTACTTTTCTCCAACAATGCCATCtccatcatcatcttcaagaTCTACTTCAACCTCTCCAGATACAATGAATAAGACGTCCAAAAAGAATAGCacaaaatcaaatagaGACAAGAAGAACTATACGGTTAATTTCACTTCAGCCGTTAAATTGAGGAAGCAATGTCCAGTTTGTGGTAAGATTTGTTCAAGACCTTCCACGTTGAAGACGCATTATTTAATCCATACTGGTGATACGCCTTTCAAGTGTACTTGGGAAGATTGCAGTAAATCATTCAATGTGAAAAGTAATATGTTGAGACATTTAAAATCTCATGAAAGAAGGTTGATCAAGAAGAACAGAAAGAAAGGTttaactaaaaaaaatgcttGA